The Microbulbifer hydrolyticus genome has a segment encoding these proteins:
- the ahpC gene encoding alkyl hydroperoxide reductase subunit C, translating into MANYINSEIKPFNAKAYQSGDFFDVSDADLKGKWSVVFFYPADFTFVCPTELGDLADNYAEFQKLGVEIYSVSTDTHFTHKAWHDTSETIGKIQFPMIGDPTGTITRNFGVMIEEEGIADRGTFVIDPEGKIQIVEINAGGIGRDAQDLLRKIKAAQYVAAHPGEVCPAKWKEGDETLAPSLDLVGKI; encoded by the coding sequence ATGGCTAACTACATCAACAGCGAAATCAAACCCTTCAACGCCAAGGCCTACCAGTCCGGCGACTTCTTTGACGTCAGCGACGCGGACCTCAAGGGCAAGTGGTCTGTAGTGTTCTTCTACCCGGCGGACTTCACCTTCGTGTGTCCCACCGAGCTGGGCGATCTGGCCGACAACTACGCCGAGTTCCAGAAGCTGGGGGTTGAGATCTACTCCGTATCGACTGACACCCACTTCACCCACAAGGCGTGGCACGACACTTCCGAGACCATCGGCAAGATCCAGTTCCCGATGATCGGCGACCCCACCGGCACCATCACCCGCAACTTCGGGGTAATGATCGAAGAAGAAGGCATCGCAGACCGCGGTACTTTCGTGATCGATCCGGAAGGCAAGATCCAGATCGTGGAGATCAACGCCGGCGGTATCGGCCGCGATGCCCAGGACCTGCTGCGCAAGATTAAGGCCGCCCAGTACGTTGCTGCCCACCCGGGTGAAGTGTGCCCGGCCAAGTGGAAAGAAGGTGATGAAACCCTCGCTCCCTCTCTCGACCTGGTAGGCAAAATCTAA
- a CDS encoding S8 family serine peptidase — protein MTNANKARFSKCLIASVTALYVAGGAAAIDSGSGYRTGLHASKLTMDMIQGQVEEGTINLQGSIYENRQPGTNQVRDGSKSPVFEPQENVSGDVTYIVQLSDEPVVNYSNDIRQLQSGMRSNPTGNFKDLKNSRAVQQYRDQLSRTQSDLMGKAKAKGIRFEVQKQFTMATNGMAVRMTQDQAMRMAEMPGVKRITPSRIFDLHSDRSVEFLGADKVHDGTVTSGVPYQGEGMILGIIDTGINTDHVAFAEVGGDGYEHTNPLGEGVYVGDCVENASLCNDKLIGVHSYSVITDAYKYWTPSSNRRPTNGEDYNGHGSHTASTAGGNVVMDTPLQAPENVTTSDGIDLPFNFPKTSGIAPHANIISYQVCYAGSAGDEFAGCPEEAILAAIDDAIADGVDVINFSIGGAESFPWEDPMELAFLSAREAGISVAVAAGNYGSYWSTDHTSPWLTSVGALTHDRVLREAEKTIGNFTGGTNQTWRVNGKTFEGVSYSDGIAGRIVYAGHYANPNSTMDSKLCEQPFPAGTFDFADDPDTLDVDESTQPVIVLCDRGEVARVAKAENVAAGGAEGFVLGNVSYSDNLVADAYVIPGIHIDASARSNLYGWLNANQDAVNMAEITAGVTTYGTDPEAGNIMAPFSSAGPSITNTNYLVPAIAAPGVDVYAANADDQPFTNMPFPSDWTFMSGTSMASPQVAGAMTLVKQAHPEWTPAEIQSALMLTAGEAHGADNYGRKIPLTNSFRQGAGSLNIAAAAEAGLVMNETIDNYVAANPSEGGRVEWLNTPSMVNKDCRETCSWIRTLKATKDGTWNATAEDKYNSDAKVKVSPEQFSLRAGEEQTIMVTVELADMFDAVSQTPFEDLPSVDTDKLWFFGDVILTETSGASPRSHLPVVAAFNRGALPDQVAMEIHREQGREIVGGLELPETGSFEVREYGLTKATVHEFDLGRGNIYVSPGNMGEDRGWGWMLIDVPEDTKQLVVEAYDYDAVNPEDLDRNPSVMLGIDRNGNGADFESTEEYQEELVCTSFHPGVNNFCVINNPEPGTYWAVIHNSSAAGHGISPHLAGKVTGGYAVIGSNSNTENMTITTPDSNTGGSAVDIMLDWDLPEATQGDVYYGAFDLGVTGAPGSIGLSAVRVERGKDEVNLEISQKTAKPGDVLDFTLDVRQNLESADRSYDIKASLPEGLTLVEGSVNSSSNIENLATENGLISLAGLQPTTRDLPRDYVVTTNATDQMCHTPMIDEYSDGKYIDLLEFNIRPLPGLWEGGADWRTVAQVSTEWLFWKEDAEIPLFGLPHKGFVNILPNGLLHMDENWWMWNWHRPAGTGFVMSGVMPFWRGNFTADYYNSPDEVRGLTIANQYAEERPDLGDLVFLEYDNIVDQETGTEVDFQVIMRNGIDFSEGMHEIVMAYDNLSGDLTDGAIGIEQGEGFLTSAGPMNGYRKENVAFDNLDETLHDDLVICYDYSGPEQSAMQVKFQARVNESAAGQTLVVSLDNAMEFADAKSSTQEIVVNGNISVAGIADQVVNEDETLEGIQVMYVDADPVPNTIEVSGAHISATIHGHDAGSTFDITPEANFSGETEVTVTVRDNNVASDYSSVTFMLTVNPASDAPVAAVAGDVTITEGESAKLDASASSDADGDALTFSWSGPGTIDGADSATPTVSGLGEGEHTFTVSVSDGAMTSQAEVTVTVNAAETPVTPEPQPEPEKKKKKGGSVYYLLALLAAAGLLRRRKLV, from the coding sequence ATGACTAATGCCAATAAGGCACGCTTCTCGAAGTGTCTTATCGCCAGTGTCACCGCGCTGTATGTAGCCGGTGGCGCCGCCGCGATAGACTCGGGTTCGGGATATCGTACGGGGCTTCACGCATCCAAGCTGACAATGGACATGATCCAGGGTCAGGTGGAAGAAGGTACGATAAATCTCCAGGGAAGCATCTACGAGAACAGACAACCCGGCACCAACCAGGTGCGCGACGGCAGCAAAAGCCCCGTCTTTGAGCCACAGGAAAATGTCTCCGGCGATGTTACCTACATCGTGCAGTTGAGCGACGAACCGGTTGTAAATTACAGCAACGATATTCGTCAGCTGCAGAGCGGTATGCGTTCCAACCCGACTGGCAATTTCAAAGACCTGAAAAATAGCCGCGCAGTACAGCAATACCGTGACCAGCTCAGTCGTACACAGTCTGACCTGATGGGTAAAGCGAAAGCGAAAGGCATTCGCTTTGAAGTGCAGAAGCAGTTCACCATGGCCACCAACGGCATGGCAGTACGCATGACCCAGGACCAGGCGATGCGTATGGCTGAAATGCCGGGCGTAAAACGCATTACCCCATCCCGTATTTTCGACCTGCATTCAGACCGTTCGGTTGAATTCCTCGGCGCCGACAAGGTACACGATGGCACGGTAACCAGCGGCGTCCCCTACCAGGGTGAAGGTATGATCCTCGGTATCATCGATACCGGTATCAATACCGATCACGTCGCCTTTGCCGAAGTCGGCGGCGATGGCTACGAACACACCAACCCGCTGGGTGAAGGTGTTTACGTGGGTGACTGTGTCGAAAATGCCTCACTGTGTAATGACAAGCTGATCGGCGTTCACTCCTACTCGGTGATTACCGACGCCTACAAATACTGGACGCCGTCCTCCAACCGTCGCCCCACCAATGGCGAGGATTACAACGGACACGGCTCCCATACCGCCAGCACCGCAGGCGGTAACGTGGTGATGGATACGCCTTTGCAGGCACCGGAAAACGTTACCACTTCCGACGGTATCGATCTGCCGTTCAACTTTCCGAAGACGTCCGGCATCGCTCCGCATGCCAACATCATCTCCTATCAGGTATGTTATGCCGGTAGTGCAGGCGATGAGTTTGCCGGCTGCCCGGAAGAAGCCATCCTCGCCGCCATCGACGACGCGATCGCCGACGGTGTTGATGTCATCAACTTCTCCATTGGTGGGGCTGAATCCTTCCCGTGGGAAGACCCGATGGAACTGGCGTTCCTGTCTGCCCGTGAAGCGGGTATCTCTGTCGCCGTTGCTGCCGGGAACTACGGTTCCTACTGGTCTACAGACCACACTTCGCCGTGGCTGACTTCGGTCGGCGCCCTCACCCATGACCGGGTACTGCGGGAAGCGGAAAAAACCATCGGCAACTTTACCGGTGGCACCAACCAGACCTGGCGGGTGAATGGCAAAACCTTTGAAGGGGTCAGTTACTCCGATGGCATTGCTGGACGTATTGTTTATGCCGGCCATTACGCAAACCCGAACTCCACCATGGATTCAAAGTTGTGTGAACAGCCGTTCCCGGCGGGCACGTTTGATTTTGCGGATGACCCGGACACCCTCGATGTCGACGAGAGCACACAGCCGGTAATCGTACTGTGTGACCGCGGTGAGGTTGCGCGGGTCGCAAAAGCCGAAAACGTTGCCGCTGGTGGCGCTGAAGGTTTTGTACTCGGCAACGTGAGCTACAGCGATAACCTGGTCGCAGATGCTTATGTCATTCCCGGTATCCACATCGATGCCAGCGCCCGTTCGAACCTGTACGGATGGCTGAATGCCAACCAGGACGCGGTCAACATGGCCGAGATCACCGCGGGTGTCACCACCTACGGTACAGACCCTGAAGCGGGTAATATCATGGCCCCGTTCAGCTCTGCGGGCCCCAGCATTACCAACACCAACTACCTGGTACCTGCGATTGCGGCACCCGGTGTTGATGTCTATGCGGCCAATGCGGACGACCAGCCCTTCACCAACATGCCATTCCCCAGCGACTGGACCTTTATGAGCGGCACCTCCATGGCCTCTCCGCAGGTTGCTGGCGCCATGACCCTGGTGAAACAGGCACATCCGGAGTGGACCCCTGCGGAAATCCAGTCCGCACTGATGCTGACCGCAGGAGAGGCGCACGGCGCTGACAACTACGGTCGCAAGATCCCCCTGACCAACTCCTTCCGTCAGGGTGCTGGCAGCCTCAACATTGCCGCGGCGGCAGAAGCTGGCCTGGTAATGAATGAAACCATCGACAACTACGTCGCAGCCAACCCCTCCGAAGGCGGCCGAGTCGAGTGGTTGAACACACCTTCGATGGTAAACAAGGACTGCAGGGAAACCTGTTCCTGGATCCGCACCTTGAAAGCCACGAAAGATGGCACCTGGAACGCGACTGCCGAGGACAAGTACAACTCCGATGCCAAAGTGAAGGTCAGCCCGGAGCAGTTTTCGCTGCGTGCCGGCGAAGAGCAGACCATCATGGTCACCGTGGAGCTGGCAGATATGTTCGACGCCGTGTCTCAGACGCCGTTCGAAGACCTGCCATCGGTTGACACGGACAAGCTCTGGTTCTTTGGCGATGTAATTTTGACCGAAACCAGTGGTGCCTCGCCGCGCAGCCACCTTCCGGTAGTTGCCGCGTTCAATCGCGGTGCGCTGCCCGATCAGGTAGCAATGGAAATCCACCGCGAACAGGGCCGCGAAATTGTTGGTGGTCTGGAGCTGCCGGAAACCGGTTCATTTGAAGTGCGCGAGTATGGCCTGACCAAGGCAACCGTGCATGAATTTGATCTGGGCCGTGGCAACATCTACGTCTCCCCTGGCAACATGGGCGAAGACCGCGGTTGGGGCTGGATGCTGATCGATGTGCCCGAAGACACCAAGCAGCTGGTGGTCGAGGCCTACGATTACGATGCAGTCAATCCTGAAGATCTGGATCGCAATCCATCGGTGATGCTCGGCATCGATCGCAATGGTAACGGCGCTGACTTCGAGAGCACCGAGGAGTACCAGGAGGAACTGGTGTGTACGTCCTTCCACCCGGGCGTCAACAACTTCTGTGTGATTAACAACCCGGAACCCGGCACCTACTGGGCGGTGATTCACAACTCTTCAGCAGCCGGTCACGGTATTTCTCCTCACCTAGCAGGCAAGGTAACCGGCGGTTATGCCGTGATTGGTTCCAACTCCAACACGGAAAACATGACCATCACCACCCCGGATTCCAATACCGGCGGCAGCGCCGTGGACATCATGCTGGACTGGGACCTGCCGGAAGCGACGCAGGGCGATGTGTACTACGGTGCATTCGACCTGGGTGTCACCGGTGCGCCGGGCAGTATCGGTCTTTCCGCGGTACGTGTTGAACGCGGCAAGGACGAGGTCAACCTGGAAATCAGCCAGAAGACCGCCAAACCGGGCGACGTTCTCGACTTTACCCTCGATGTCCGTCAGAACCTGGAATCCGCCGATCGCAGCTACGACATCAAGGCGTCTCTGCCGGAAGGTCTGACGCTGGTAGAAGGTTCCGTAAACTCATCCTCCAACATTGAGAACCTGGCAACCGAAAACGGCCTGATCAGCCTCGCTGGCCTGCAGCCGACTACCCGCGATTTGCCGCGCGATTATGTGGTAACCACCAACGCCACTGATCAGATGTGTCACACGCCGATGATCGACGAGTACTCCGACGGTAAATACATTGACCTGCTGGAGTTCAATATCCGCCCGCTACCCGGCCTGTGGGAAGGTGGTGCCGACTGGCGCACTGTCGCCCAGGTATCTACCGAGTGGCTGTTCTGGAAAGAAGATGCGGAAATTCCTCTGTTCGGCCTGCCGCACAAAGGTTTCGTCAACATCCTGCCGAACGGCCTCCTGCATATGGACGAGAACTGGTGGATGTGGAACTGGCACCGCCCAGCGGGCACCGGCTTTGTCATGTCCGGTGTGATGCCCTTCTGGCGCGGCAACTTCACTGCGGATTACTACAACTCCCCGGATGAAGTGCGCGGCCTGACCATCGCCAACCAGTATGCCGAAGAACGTCCCGACCTCGGCGACCTGGTATTCCTCGAGTACGACAATATCGTCGATCAGGAAACCGGTACCGAAGTGGACTTCCAGGTAATCATGCGCAATGGCATCGACTTCAGCGAAGGCATGCATGAAATCGTTATGGCCTACGACAACCTGAGCGGCGATCTGACCGACGGCGCTATTGGTATCGAACAGGGTGAAGGTTTCCTGACATCTGCCGGCCCCATGAACGGCTACCGCAAAGAAAACGTCGCTTTCGACAACCTCGACGAGACCCTGCACGATGACCTGGTGATCTGTTACGACTACTCAGGTCCCGAGCAGAGTGCCATGCAGGTGAAGTTCCAGGCTCGTGTGAACGAGTCCGCCGCCGGCCAAACCCTGGTGGTCAGCCTGGACAACGCAATGGAATTTGCCGATGCCAAATCCTCCACTCAGGAGATTGTGGTCAATGGCAATATCTCTGTTGCTGGTATCGCCGATCAGGTAGTGAACGAGGATGAAACCCTCGAAGGCATCCAGGTAATGTATGTGGACGCGGACCCGGTGCCCAACACCATCGAAGTCAGCGGCGCACACATCTCTGCGACCATCCACGGCCACGATGCCGGTTCCACCTTCGACATCACTCCGGAAGCAAACTTCTCCGGTGAGACCGAAGTTACCGTCACCGTGCGGGACAACAACGTTGCCTCGGACTACAGCAGCGTGACCTTCATGTTAACTGTAAACCCGGCCAGCGATGCGCCCGTAGCGGCTGTTGCCGGCGATGTCACCATCACCGAAGGCGAAAGCGCGAAGCTTGATGCAAGCGCAAGCTCTGACGCCGACGGCGATGCACTGACCTTTAGCTGGAGCGGCCCGGGCACCATCGACGGTGCGGACAGTGCCACACCGACTGTCAGTGGCCTGGGCGAAGGCGAACACACCTTCACCGTTTCTGTCAGTGATGGCGCGATGACTTCACAAGCGGAAGTCACTGTTACCGTAAACGCGGCTGAAACTCCGGTGACACCTGAGCCTCAGCCTGAGCCGGAGAAAAAGAAGAAAAAAGGTGGTTCCGTGTACTACCTGCTGGCCCTGCTGGCAGCGGCCGGACTGCTGAGAAGACGCAAGCTGGTCTGA
- a CDS encoding exopolysaccharide biosynthesis protein — protein MPEEITSLTQLLYQLETLARKRDRVSLEMVMQRVGLRSFAPILLLAGLVLFSPLSGLPGVPTLMAILVLLVSIQMLAFRTHFWLPGWLLQRSIPQRKLLLALHWLKKPAAVLDRWLSPRLEILVSRVGSFVIALVCCAIALFLPLMEVVPFSATIAGLALATFALAMIAHDGLVVLIAIVITGLVPGMIVNTLF, from the coding sequence ATGCCAGAGGAAATCACCAGCCTCACACAGTTGCTGTATCAGCTTGAAACGTTGGCACGCAAGCGCGATCGCGTGTCACTGGAAATGGTGATGCAACGGGTCGGGCTTCGCTCTTTCGCACCCATACTGCTGCTCGCCGGGCTGGTGCTGTTCTCGCCCCTGTCCGGTCTCCCGGGGGTTCCGACGCTTATGGCAATACTGGTTTTGCTGGTGTCGATACAAATGCTCGCCTTTCGCACGCATTTCTGGCTGCCCGGCTGGCTTCTTCAGCGCTCGATCCCCCAGCGCAAACTCCTCCTTGCCCTGCACTGGTTGAAAAAGCCCGCGGCGGTACTCGACCGGTGGCTCAGCCCACGCCTTGAGATACTGGTCTCGCGCGTTGGCAGCTTTGTGATCGCGCTGGTCTGCTGCGCTATCGCCCTGTTTTTGCCATTGATGGAAGTGGTGCCCTTCTCCGCCACCATCGCCGGCCTGGCTCTGGCAACGTTCGCGCTCGCCATGATTGCCCACGATGGCCTGGTGGTACTGATCGCCATTGTCATCACCGGGCTGGTTCCGGGAATGATCGTCAATACGCTGTTTTAA
- a CDS encoding cation:proton antiporter regulatory subunit: MSKGYGVSEIYIPEGSKFVGRTITETRLSEHDINVLTLYRGAKIIPNPRYERVLEPNDKLLCFGKLEAMRGMIPAKTRRRRQPEIANLDPDAVAAVVADVTD, translated from the coding sequence GTGAGCAAGGGCTACGGTGTCAGTGAAATCTATATCCCCGAAGGGTCAAAGTTTGTCGGCCGCACGATCACCGAGACCCGCCTGAGCGAACACGATATCAATGTGCTTACCCTGTACCGTGGCGCCAAGATTATCCCCAACCCCCGGTACGAGCGTGTGCTCGAGCCCAACGACAAGCTGCTGTGCTTTGGCAAACTGGAAGCCATGCGCGGCATGATCCCGGCGAAAACCCGCCGCAGACGTCAGCCGGAGATTGCTAACCTGGACCCTGATGCGGTCGCCGCGGTGGTCGCCGACGTTACGGATTAG
- a CDS encoding efflux RND transporter permease subunit — MFEHIVRNGILVTVSVLIIAILGLVAAFRIPVQMIPDLEVRTISIRTDWPGATPQDIEKEILIEQEEYLRNIPYLQELQSTADLGRAEIELEFPFGVDITETLIRVNNALTQVPSYPENVDEPRVYATSFSANAFMYFRISPLPDNPRSLDMDMMRDFVEDNVRPRMSGVPGVAQVDVYGGAERQIQIRLLPERLAEQNLALADVRRAISQRNRDISGGEVESGKRRYLLRTLGRFQDLEQLRALILRRDGDSIVRLGEVADIQLDHFKIRSNSYVNGLPVISLSVRRESGSNVIDIKRAMLREVKLINSELLEPQGMRMELTADDVGYVEASVFNVWKNLLLGALLATAIMYWFLRSLRATALGVVGIPICTIAAFIGLLVAGRTINVISLAGVAFSIGMTLDNSIVVLESIELERRRGLDRLQAAISGVKKVWPAVLASTLTTVMVFLPVVFIVEEAGQLYSDIAIAVSASILVSMLVAITVIPTASARLRFDGTTNEKLEHSRLRHAVIDRIDWLLASPRRRLYCIVTTFLSSLAIVLLLTPPAEYLPEGEEAKTFAIMNAPPGYNLATMEKIADELQAYFLPYVDDMPEDFAAGKTPVPAMKYLNLRVSPQSLRIISETRDPRQIDELMQAIVAKYESYPGMRAFATRGSIISSNDGGTRSVTLDISGAHLADLYRMARAAYSRAGEIFENPNIQTRPSSLSLAQPLLEVKPDWDRAAEVGMSAEDIGFAVAALTDGAFVNEFFLDDDKIDIYLYNRHGPDASVETLEQIFVYTPAGAVLPLSDLARIEETVDTATVRRVDGRRTVTLDIIPPRSVALETGVERVKKDLVQYLKDQGQVPLGVSMGISGAADQLDATRAALGSNYVVALAIVYLLMVAIFAHWGYPLLIMTTIPLGIAGGIAGLALLNLVGALLRAMGMEGVHQPFDMISMLGFLILMGTVVNNPILIVHRAISNVQEEAMRAVDAVQEAVSSRLRPIAISTITTICGLAPLVFLPGAGTELYRGVGVIVMTGIIGATLVTLTMLPSLTVFVLEWHLRLENNTEHEGDST, encoded by the coding sequence CCCGACCTGGAAGTGCGCACAATTTCCATCCGCACCGACTGGCCGGGTGCCACCCCCCAGGATATCGAAAAAGAAATCCTGATCGAGCAGGAAGAATACCTGCGCAACATCCCCTATCTGCAGGAATTGCAATCGACCGCGGACCTCGGTCGCGCGGAGATCGAGCTGGAGTTTCCCTTTGGCGTCGATATCACCGAGACGCTGATCCGCGTCAACAACGCGCTCACCCAGGTGCCTTCCTACCCCGAGAATGTGGATGAACCACGGGTGTATGCAACCTCGTTCTCGGCCAATGCGTTTATGTATTTCCGCATATCCCCCCTGCCGGATAATCCACGCAGCCTCGACATGGATATGATGCGGGATTTCGTGGAAGACAATGTGCGGCCGCGTATGTCCGGGGTACCGGGGGTGGCACAGGTGGATGTGTACGGCGGTGCCGAGCGCCAGATCCAGATCCGGCTGCTACCGGAGCGTCTCGCCGAGCAAAACCTCGCGCTCGCGGATGTGCGTCGGGCCATCAGCCAGCGCAACCGCGATATTTCCGGGGGCGAAGTCGAAAGCGGCAAACGCCGCTATCTTCTGCGAACATTGGGGCGCTTTCAGGACCTGGAGCAACTGCGCGCGCTGATCCTGCGGCGGGACGGCGACAGCATCGTGCGGCTCGGTGAGGTTGCCGATATCCAGCTGGACCATTTCAAGATCCGCAGCAATTCCTATGTGAACGGACTGCCGGTAATCAGCCTGTCGGTGCGCCGCGAGAGCGGTTCCAATGTCATCGACATCAAGCGGGCGATGCTGCGAGAGGTCAAACTCATCAACAGCGAGCTGCTCGAACCCCAGGGCATGCGTATGGAGCTCACCGCCGACGACGTCGGCTATGTGGAAGCGTCTGTATTCAATGTGTGGAAGAACCTGCTGCTGGGCGCCCTGCTCGCCACCGCCATCATGTACTGGTTCCTGCGTTCTTTGCGGGCAACCGCGCTGGGCGTGGTCGGCATTCCCATCTGTACCATTGCCGCGTTTATCGGCCTGCTGGTGGCCGGTCGCACCATCAACGTGATCTCCCTGGCCGGGGTAGCGTTTTCCATCGGCATGACCCTCGACAACAGCATCGTGGTACTCGAAAGCATCGAGCTGGAGCGCCGTCGGGGGCTCGACCGCTTGCAGGCAGCGATCAGCGGGGTCAAAAAAGTGTGGCCGGCGGTACTGGCATCCACCCTGACCACGGTCATGGTGTTCCTGCCGGTGGTATTTATCGTCGAGGAAGCGGGCCAGCTCTATTCCGATATCGCCATCGCGGTTTCCGCGTCCATTCTGGTTTCCATGCTGGTCGCCATCACGGTTATTCCCACCGCCAGTGCGCGGCTGCGTTTCGATGGCACCACGAATGAAAAGCTGGAGCACAGTCGCCTGCGCCACGCGGTGATTGACCGTATCGACTGGCTGCTGGCATCCCCGAGGCGGCGCCTGTACTGCATCGTCACCACCTTCCTCAGCAGCCTCGCGATCGTATTGCTGCTCACACCACCGGCGGAGTATCTGCCCGAAGGGGAAGAAGCCAAGACGTTTGCCATTATGAACGCGCCGCCGGGCTATAACCTGGCGACCATGGAAAAGATTGCCGATGAGTTGCAGGCATACTTCCTGCCCTACGTCGACGACATGCCCGAGGATTTCGCCGCTGGCAAGACCCCGGTACCGGCAATGAAATACCTCAACCTGCGGGTCTCACCACAGAGTTTACGGATCATTTCCGAAACCAGGGACCCGCGCCAGATTGATGAGCTGATGCAGGCAATTGTCGCAAAGTACGAGAGCTATCCGGGCATGCGCGCGTTCGCCACCCGGGGCTCCATTATCAGCAGTAACGATGGCGGCACCCGCAGTGTGACCCTGGATATTTCCGGAGCCCACCTCGCCGACCTGTATCGGATGGCGCGGGCCGCTTACAGCCGCGCCGGAGAAATTTTCGAAAATCCCAATATCCAGACGCGCCCTTCCAGCCTGTCGCTGGCGCAGCCACTTCTGGAGGTAAAGCCGGACTGGGATCGTGCTGCGGAAGTGGGCATGAGTGCCGAAGACATTGGCTTTGCGGTGGCCGCACTGACCGACGGCGCCTTCGTGAATGAGTTTTTCCTGGATGACGACAAGATTGATATCTACCTCTACAACCGCCACGGCCCCGATGCCTCCGTCGAGACCCTGGAGCAGATATTCGTCTACACCCCGGCCGGTGCAGTGTTGCCACTATCTGACCTCGCCCGTATTGAGGAGACCGTGGATACTGCCACGGTACGCCGTGTGGACGGACGCCGCACGGTTACCCTGGACATTATCCCCCCGCGCTCGGTAGCCCTGGAAACCGGTGTCGAGCGTGTGAAAAAAGATCTGGTGCAGTATCTGAAAGACCAGGGACAGGTACCGCTGGGGGTCTCCATGGGTATCTCTGGCGCCGCGGATCAGCTGGACGCCACCCGCGCCGCGCTCGGCAGCAACTATGTAGTGGCGCTGGCGATTGTGTACCTGCTGATGGTGGCCATCTTTGCCCACTGGGGATACCCACTGCTGATAATGACCACCATTCCGCTCGGCATCGCCGGCGGTATAGCCGGGCTCGCGCTGCTCAATCTTGTGGGGGCCCTGCTGCGCGCCATGGGCATGGAAGGTGTGCACCAGCCGTTCGATATGATTTCGATGCTGGGGTTTCTGATCCTGATGGGTACCGTGGTCAACAACCCGATCCTGATTGTGCACCGGGCCATCAGCAATGTGCAGGAAGAAGCCATGCGCGCGGTCGACGCGGTGCAGGAAGCGGTGAGTTCACGGCTGCGGCCCATTGCGATATCCACCATCACCACCATTTGCGGCCTGGCACCGCTGGTGTTTCTGCCCGGTGCAGGCACCGAACTCTACCGCGGCGTGGGCGTGATCGTCATGACCGGTATTATCGGCGCCACACTGGTTACCCTCACCATGTTGCCATCGCTGACCGTATTTGTACTCGAGTGGCACCTGCGACTTGAAAATAACACGGAGCACGAAGGAGATAGCACCTGA